One genomic segment of Pandoraea thiooxydans includes these proteins:
- a CDS encoding branched-chain amino acid ABC transporter permease has product MHLLLQILVNGVLLGGLYALMALGLALVWGVLNIVNLAHGSFIMLGAYAGYYLFTKLGVDPFVALPISMVSLFCVGYLIQRNILNLIARAPMFNTLLITFGIDVVLTYLAQMIFSADFRTTNPVYAGDNFAVAGITLPLVRVLACGIALALTIALWLFLSRSRLGRAIRATAQNLGAARLYGVEPRLIYALTFGLGAALAGAAGDLYGVVSQINPYIGATLTGKSFAIAIIGGLESPLGVVVGGMFLGIVESLTALYIGPTYVDVVSFGILVLVLIFRPNGILGATA; this is encoded by the coding sequence ATGCATTTGCTCTTGCAAATTCTCGTCAACGGGGTGCTGCTCGGCGGCTTGTATGCGCTGATGGCCCTCGGTTTGGCGCTGGTCTGGGGCGTCCTGAACATCGTTAACCTGGCACACGGCTCGTTCATCATGCTGGGTGCGTATGCCGGGTACTACCTGTTCACCAAACTGGGCGTCGACCCGTTCGTCGCGCTGCCGATCTCGATGGTGTCGCTGTTCTGCGTCGGTTATCTGATTCAACGCAACATCCTTAACCTGATTGCGCGCGCACCCATGTTCAACACGCTGCTGATCACGTTTGGCATCGACGTGGTGCTGACGTATCTGGCGCAAATGATCTTCAGCGCGGACTTTCGCACCACCAACCCGGTCTATGCCGGCGACAATTTTGCCGTCGCCGGAATCACGCTGCCGCTGGTGCGGGTGCTGGCGTGCGGCATTGCCCTGGCGCTAACGATCGCACTCTGGTTGTTCCTTAGCCGTTCGCGGCTGGGGCGGGCGATTCGGGCGACAGCCCAGAACCTTGGCGCAGCCCGTTTGTACGGGGTCGAGCCGCGCCTGATCTACGCCTTGACGTTCGGACTGGGCGCCGCCCTGGCCGGCGCTGCCGGTGACCTGTACGGCGTCGTGTCGCAAATCAACCCGTACATTGGCGCAACGCTGACCGGCAAGTCGTTCGCGATTGCCATCATCGGGGGGCTTGAGAGCCCGCTGGGCGTGGTGGTGGGCGGCATGTTCCTCGGTATCGTCGAGTCGCTGACCGCGCTTTACATCGGACCGACCTACGTCGACGTGGTCAGTTTCGGGATTCTCGTACTGGTCTTGATTTTCCGGCCGAACGGCATTTTGGGGGCGACGGCATGA
- a CDS encoding branched-chain amino acid ABC transporter permease, whose translation MTARFGLIIALAVAALLALVPWVASPVLVQFGITTLLLATLAQGWNIIGGYTGYASFGNSVFYGLGSYGTAIAMVQWNLPFGVGLAFGVVLSVAFAFLLGLPVLRLRGHYFAIATLALAQVMTAVVSNLEIAGRNVGLVLPLLSGDKLFYELSLGLLVLATLTVFWLSRSRFGFGLIAIRENEDAAASMGVNTTLYKVLAFALAGVFSALAGGIHAYWITFIDPVSAFDISLNVKMIIMAVFGGPGSILGPAIGAFVLSAISEVLSTEVSTIASLFFGAVVIVAVVFMPRGLADLVRRIRKTGWRYFSENVKSHRL comes from the coding sequence ATGACAGCTCGTTTTGGTTTGATTATCGCGTTGGCGGTGGCCGCGCTGCTGGCGCTGGTGCCCTGGGTGGCATCGCCCGTGCTGGTGCAGTTCGGCATCACCACGCTGCTGCTGGCCACGCTGGCGCAAGGGTGGAACATTATCGGCGGCTACACCGGTTATGCCTCGTTCGGTAACTCGGTGTTCTACGGATTGGGCAGTTACGGCACCGCGATCGCCATGGTGCAGTGGAACCTGCCGTTCGGCGTGGGCCTGGCCTTCGGCGTAGTCCTGTCGGTTGCGTTCGCGTTTCTGCTGGGTTTGCCGGTACTGCGCCTGCGCGGGCATTACTTCGCGATCGCCACGCTGGCGCTGGCGCAAGTGATGACGGCGGTGGTCTCCAACCTGGAGATCGCCGGGCGCAACGTCGGACTGGTGTTGCCGCTGCTCAGCGGCGACAAGCTCTTCTATGAGCTGTCGCTCGGCTTGCTGGTGCTGGCCACGCTGACCGTCTTCTGGCTCTCGCGCAGCCGCTTCGGCTTTGGCCTGATCGCGATCCGTGAGAACGAGGATGCTGCCGCGTCGATGGGGGTCAACACAACGCTGTACAAGGTGCTGGCGTTTGCCCTGGCCGGCGTGTTCAGCGCGTTGGCCGGCGGTATCCACGCCTACTGGATCACCTTCATCGATCCGGTCAGCGCGTTCGACATCAGTCTGAACGTCAAGATGATCATCATGGCGGTGTTCGGCGGGCCCGGCTCGATTCTCGGACCGGCCATCGGCGCCTTCGTGCTCTCGGCGATCTCCGAAGTGCTGTCGACCGAGGTGTCGACCATCGCAAGCCTGTTCTTCGGCGCGGTGGTGATCGTTGCCGTGGTGTTCATGCCGCGCGGCCTGGCTGACCTGGTGCGGCGCATCAGGAAGACCGGCTGGCGCTATTTCAGTGAAAACGTCAAATCGCACCGCCTATGA
- a CDS encoding ABC transporter ATP-binding protein has translation MTTAPILEVRDLTRRFGGLVAVNQVNFSLQRGETLGLIGPNGAGKTTLISLISGTTAPSAGDILFEGRSVKHESAYQRARQGIGRTFQIMKPFPGLTVLDNVAVGALFGTASSAKALRVAREEAREWLRLMDLDKHAGQRADELGGPDRKRLELAKAMAMKPKLLLLDEVMAGLNHVEIDEVIDAIKKVRSSGITVLVIEHVIKAIQSLSDRLLVLHHGQQIIEGPPAEVLADPRVIEAYLGRRRA, from the coding sequence ATGACTACCGCTCCTATTTTAGAAGTCCGCGACCTGACAAGGCGTTTTGGCGGCCTGGTGGCCGTCAATCAGGTGAATTTCAGCCTGCAGCGCGGCGAAACGCTCGGCCTGATCGGCCCCAACGGCGCGGGCAAGACCACGCTGATCAGCCTGATCAGCGGCACCACCGCGCCCAGCGCCGGCGACATCCTGTTCGAGGGCCGCTCGGTCAAGCACGAGTCGGCCTACCAGCGGGCGCGCCAGGGCATCGGCCGCACCTTCCAGATCATGAAGCCGTTTCCGGGGCTCACCGTGCTCGACAATGTGGCCGTCGGCGCGTTGTTCGGCACGGCTTCTTCGGCCAAGGCACTGCGCGTGGCCCGCGAGGAAGCGCGTGAATGGCTGCGCCTGATGGATCTGGACAAGCACGCCGGCCAACGCGCCGACGAGCTCGGCGGGCCCGACCGCAAGCGCCTGGAGCTGGCCAAGGCGATGGCGATGAAGCCCAAGCTGCTGCTGCTCGACGAAGTGATGGCCGGCCTGAACCACGTCGAGATCGACGAGGTGATCGACGCCATCAAGAAAGTGCGTTCGAGCGGCATCACGGTGCTGGTGATCGAGCACGTGATCAAGGCGATCCAGAGCCTGTCGGACCGCCTGCTGGTGCTGCATCACGGGCAGCAGATCATCGAAGGGCCGCCGGCCGAAGTGCTGGCCGACCCGCGGGTTATCGAAGCGTATCTTGGACGGCGGCGCGCATGA
- a CDS encoding ABC transporter ATP-binding protein: MSDILLKVEGLSAGYGAMPVLRNLDLTVARGEIVAMVGSNGAGKTTLLRVLSRMLGSTGKIELDGQDLSGLTPDQAFALGLVQVPEGRQLFDQMSVEENLLMGAYRRRDKAGIAATLEHVYELFPRMRERRQQRAGSMSGGEQQMCAMGRALMAQPKLLMVDEMSLGLAPVIVDQLLDVLSAIRKQGVTVLLVEQDVFAALQVADRGYVLELGEITRTGTATELTEDPEVKRAYLGI, encoded by the coding sequence ATGAGCGATATTTTGTTGAAGGTGGAAGGCCTGAGCGCCGGCTATGGCGCCATGCCGGTATTGCGCAACCTCGATTTGACGGTTGCGCGGGGCGAGATCGTGGCGATGGTCGGCAGCAACGGCGCCGGCAAGACGACGCTGCTGCGCGTGCTCTCGCGCATGCTCGGCAGCACCGGCAAGATCGAGCTCGACGGCCAGGACCTGAGCGGGCTGACGCCCGATCAGGCGTTTGCACTCGGTCTGGTGCAGGTGCCCGAGGGCCGGCAGTTGTTCGACCAGATGTCGGTCGAGGAGAACCTGCTGATGGGCGCTTACCGGCGTCGCGACAAAGCCGGAATCGCCGCCACGCTCGAGCATGTGTACGAGTTGTTTCCGCGCATGCGCGAGCGCCGGCAGCAGCGTGCCGGCAGCATGTCCGGCGGCGAGCAGCAAATGTGTGCGATGGGGCGCGCCTTGATGGCGCAACCCAAGCTGCTGATGGTCGATGAAATGAGCCTGGGCCTGGCCCCGGTCATCGTCGACCAGTTGCTCGACGTGCTCTCGGCAATCCGCAAGCAAGGAGTCACGGTGCTGCTGGTCGAGCAGGACGTGTTCGCCGCGCTGCAAGTGGCCGATCGTGGCTACGTGCTGGAGCTGGGTGAAATCACGCGCACCGGCACCGCCACGGAGCTGACCGAGGATCCGGAGGTGAAGCGGGCCTATCTGGGCATCTGA
- a CDS encoding crotonase/enoyl-CoA hydratase family protein: METFLTIDRDGPVLTWSMHAPEVRNALTGNTAAAEFIAACEAANADPTVRAVIITGYEGMFSSGGNVKDMRRFFDDAMTPERIAQEYRTGIQRLARAVHGLEVPTIAAVGGPAIGAGCDLSCMCDIRIASENASFAESFVKVGIVPGDGGAWLLPRAVGASRAAEMAFTGDTLNAQQALAIGLVSQVVPAAELLNAARELASRIVRNSGPALRMTKRLLREAQTARLDTVLEMSATMQAIAHKTPQNREAVQAFIEKRAPKFSD, translated from the coding sequence ATGGAAACATTTCTGACAATCGACCGGGATGGCCCGGTGCTCACCTGGTCGATGCACGCGCCCGAAGTGCGCAACGCCCTGACCGGCAACACCGCCGCGGCCGAGTTCATCGCCGCCTGCGAAGCGGCCAACGCCGATCCGACGGTGCGCGCGGTGATCATCACCGGGTACGAGGGCATGTTTTCCTCGGGCGGCAACGTCAAGGACATGCGCCGCTTTTTCGACGATGCGATGACGCCCGAGCGCATCGCGCAGGAGTATCGCACCGGCATTCAACGCCTGGCGCGCGCGGTCCATGGACTCGAGGTGCCGACGATCGCCGCGGTCGGCGGGCCGGCCATCGGCGCGGGCTGCGACTTGAGCTGCATGTGCGACATCCGCATCGCCTCGGAAAACGCCAGCTTCGCCGAGAGCTTCGTCAAAGTCGGCATCGTGCCGGGCGACGGCGGCGCCTGGCTGCTGCCGCGCGCGGTGGGCGCCTCGCGGGCCGCCGAAATGGCCTTTACCGGCGACACGCTCAACGCGCAGCAGGCGCTGGCGATCGGACTGGTCTCGCAGGTCGTGCCGGCCGCGGAACTGCTGAACGCGGCGCGTGAACTCGCGTCGCGCATCGTCAGGAATTCCGGGCCGGCGCTGCGCATGACCAAGCGCCTGCTGCGCGAAGCTCAGACAGCGCGCCTGGACACTGTCCTGGAAATGTCGGCCACGATGCAGGCGATCGCCCACAAAACGCCGCAAAACCGGGAGGCCGTGCAGGCCTTCATCGAAAAGCGCGCACCCAAGTTCAGCGATTGA
- a CDS encoding acyl-CoA dehydrogenase family protein produces MQDMLAEAMERLLADICQPETIRALEAGQPKEALWTALADAGFADALSPEAAGGAGLSLREAVPLIESCARHALPLPLPLTMVVRAALAETGAHSVAGPITIAAAAPQAGSDGIRCARVPFGAVADWIVVDNGLPALWPVHGASIEGDGIYASLDADIVWPAPPGDAVPLPLADWQAIAACVSAVQMAGAMTRILEMTIAYANDRSQFGRPIGKFQALQQQISVLAERVFATRMAACIGCAAQGWRVERAAAALAKGYASEAATLAASIAHAVHGAIGITAEFALQSYTRRLHAWRLAYGAESYWHGELGELWLAGKASALDFVRTTLSPAAT; encoded by the coding sequence ATGCAAGACATGCTCGCCGAGGCCATGGAACGCCTGCTGGCCGACATCTGCCAGCCCGAGACGATTCGCGCGCTCGAAGCCGGCCAACCCAAGGAGGCGCTGTGGACGGCGCTGGCCGACGCCGGCTTCGCCGATGCGCTGAGCCCCGAGGCCGCGGGCGGCGCCGGGCTATCCCTGCGCGAGGCCGTGCCGCTGATCGAGTCCTGCGCCCGCCACGCGCTGCCTCTCCCGCTGCCGTTGACCATGGTGGTTCGTGCGGCGCTGGCGGAAACCGGCGCGCATAGCGTGGCCGGCCCCATCACGATCGCCGCGGCCGCGCCGCAGGCCGGCAGCGACGGTATCCGCTGCGCGCGGGTGCCGTTTGGCGCGGTGGCCGATTGGATCGTGGTCGACAACGGCCTGCCGGCATTGTGGCCGGTGCATGGGGCCTCGATCGAGGGCGACGGCATATACGCCAGCCTCGATGCCGACATTGTCTGGCCCGCGCCGCCCGGCGATGCCGTCCCGTTGCCGCTGGCCGACTGGCAGGCCATCGCCGCGTGCGTGAGCGCCGTGCAGATGGCCGGCGCGATGACGCGGATTCTCGAGATGACCATCGCTTACGCCAACGACCGCAGCCAGTTCGGCCGGCCGATCGGCAAATTCCAGGCGCTGCAGCAGCAGATCAGTGTGCTGGCCGAGCGCGTATTCGCCACTCGCATGGCCGCCTGCATTGGCTGTGCCGCGCAGGGCTGGCGCGTCGAGCGCGCTGCCGCGGCGCTCGCCAAGGGTTACGCCAGCGAGGCCGCCACGCTGGCCGCCAGCATTGCTCACGCCGTGCATGGCGCGATCGGCATCACCGCCGAGTTCGCCCTGCAAAGCTACACGCGGCGGCTGCATGCGTGGCGCCTGGCCTATGGCGCCGAGTCGTACTGGCACGGCGAACTCGGCGAGCTGTGGCTGGCCGGCAAGGCCAGCGCGCTCGACTTTGTGCGAACCACGCTGTCGCCCGCGGCGACCTGA
- a CDS encoding acyl-CoA dehydrogenase family protein, with protein MIEPLALVGIPAEDQALRDEVRAFLQTSLPAVPADVRARSWMGFDADFSRALGRHGWLGLTLPREYGGSERGAFARFVLSEELLNAGAPVGAHWIADRQSGPLIATYGTAAQKALYLPKICRGEAFFCIGMSEPNAGSDLASVRTRAEKTAHGWRLSGQKIWTTQAHRSHYMIALVRTSASTAERHAGLSQFIIDLKLPGITVRPITDLAGDQHFCEVFFDNVELADDALIGTEGSGWQQVTAELAFERSGPERIYSSIVVLNEWIDLLRRRGQVREPARIAAGRLLAQLATLRAMSVAITAKLAAGQSPVTEAALTKDLGTEFEQAIPIVIGDLLDNDADGAAPPAELLRALAYVTHVAPSYSLRGGTREILRGMIARGLGLR; from the coding sequence ATGATCGAGCCGCTCGCTCTGGTTGGCATTCCCGCCGAGGATCAAGCCCTGCGCGACGAAGTACGCGCCTTTTTGCAGACCAGCCTGCCCGCCGTGCCTGCCGACGTGCGAGCGCGCTCCTGGATGGGTTTCGACGCCGATTTCAGCCGCGCCCTGGGCCGCCACGGCTGGCTCGGACTCACCTTGCCGCGCGAATATGGCGGCAGCGAGCGCGGCGCCTTCGCGCGCTTCGTACTGTCTGAAGAACTGCTCAATGCCGGCGCGCCGGTTGGCGCCCACTGGATCGCCGACCGGCAAAGCGGTCCGCTGATCGCGACCTACGGCACCGCGGCGCAAAAAGCGCTTTACCTGCCGAAAATCTGCCGCGGCGAAGCCTTCTTCTGCATCGGCATGAGCGAACCCAACGCCGGCTCGGATCTTGCCAGCGTGCGGACGCGCGCCGAAAAAACCGCACACGGCTGGCGCCTGTCGGGGCAAAAGATCTGGACCACCCAGGCGCATCGCTCGCACTACATGATCGCGCTGGTACGCACCTCGGCCAGCACGGCCGAGCGCCACGCCGGGCTGTCCCAATTCATTATCGACCTCAAACTGCCGGGCATTACCGTGCGCCCGATCACCGACCTGGCCGGCGACCAGCACTTCTGCGAGGTTTTTTTCGATAACGTCGAACTCGCCGACGATGCGCTGATCGGCACCGAAGGCAGCGGCTGGCAACAAGTGACCGCGGAGCTGGCGTTCGAGCGCAGCGGCCCGGAACGAATCTACTCGAGCATCGTGGTCCTGAATGAATGGATCGATTTGCTGCGCCGCCGGGGCCAGGTGCGCGAGCCGGCCCGTATCGCTGCCGGCCGCCTGCTGGCCCAACTCGCCACCTTGCGGGCGATGTCGGTGGCCATCACGGCGAAACTTGCCGCCGGACAGAGCCCGGTTACCGAAGCCGCGCTGACCAAGGATCTCGGTACCGAGTTCGAACAGGCCATCCCGATCGTGATCGGCGACCTGCTCGACAACGATGCCGATGGTGCAGCGCCGCCAGCCGAGTTGCTGCGCGCGCTGGCCTACGTGACCCATGTGGCGCCCTCGTACTCGCTGCGCGGCGGCACGCGAGAGATTTTGCGCGGCATGATCGCGCGCGGGCTGGGCCTGCGCTGA
- the hpnD gene encoding presqualene diphosphate synthase HpnD, producing the protein MGVAEPIEIQAVETSQRVAASSTFYAAMRILPRAQRDGMFEIYAFCRQVDDIADGEGSSASRLADLARWRDDIEALYAGKPPAALTSLACVVAEFSLEKADFLAVIDGMEMDVHTTIVAPDLPTLDLYCDRVASAVGRLSVKIFGLPEADGRELAHHLGRALQLTNILRDIDEDAAIGRVYLPRETLAHAGITAPQPAALAGTSLDAACAPLVAQAREHFAVARTIMARYPRRMVIAPRIMAQAYGAILEKLIARGFAAPRERVRVSRLRVGALLLRQMLF; encoded by the coding sequence GTGGGCGTTGCCGAACCAATCGAAATCCAAGCCGTGGAAACCAGCCAGCGCGTTGCCGCCAGCAGCACTTTTTATGCAGCCATGCGCATTTTGCCGCGCGCCCAGCGCGACGGCATGTTCGAGATCTACGCATTTTGCCGGCAGGTCGACGACATCGCCGACGGCGAGGGCTCCAGCGCCAGCCGGCTGGCAGACCTGGCGCGCTGGCGCGACGACATCGAAGCGCTGTACGCGGGCAAGCCGCCGGCTGCGTTGACCAGCCTGGCGTGCGTGGTCGCCGAATTCTCGCTCGAGAAAGCCGATTTCCTGGCCGTGATCGACGGCATGGAAATGGATGTGCACACGACCATCGTTGCCCCCGACCTGCCGACCCTCGATCTTTATTGTGACCGGGTGGCCAGCGCGGTCGGCCGCCTATCGGTGAAAATTTTCGGACTGCCCGAGGCCGACGGGCGCGAACTGGCCCACCACCTCGGCCGGGCGCTGCAATTGACCAACATCCTGCGCGATATCGACGAAGACGCGGCCATCGGCCGCGTTTATCTGCCGCGCGAGACGTTGGCGCACGCCGGCATCACCGCGCCGCAACCCGCGGCGCTGGCCGGCACCTCCCTTGACGCGGCCTGTGCGCCGCTCGTCGCGCAGGCGCGCGAGCATTTCGCCGTGGCTCGCACTATCATGGCGCGCTATCCGCGTCGCATGGTGATCGCCCCGCGCATCATGGCGCAGGCATACGGCGCGATCCTGGAGAAACTGATCGCACGCGGCTTTGCCGCACCGCGCGAGCGCGTGCGGGTCTCGCGGCTGCGCGTCGGCGCCTTGCTGTTGCGGCAGATGCTGTTCTGA
- the shc gene encoding squalene--hopene cyclase — translation MTRQSLPGEFAQRVETGVERACDALLALQHADGYWLFELEADATIPAEYVLLRHYLGEPADAALEAKIAVYLRRIQGKHGGWPLFHDGAFDMSASVKAYFALKMIGDPLDAPHMVRAREAILARGGAAGSNVFTRILLALYGVLDWRAVPMMPVEIMLLPAWFPFHLSKISYWARTVIVPLLVLQAKRPCARNPKGVTIDELFIGSPREVGPPSRAAHQSRLWFTFFAGVDSVLRATDKWFPKRLRQRAIDAAVRFVDERLNGEDGLGAIFPAMANAVMMYDVLGYAEDHPRRAIARRSVNKLLVVHEREAYCQPCLSPIWDTALSAQALLETGDARAIEQAERGLSWLAPLQILDTRGDWISRRPHVRPGGWAFQFANPHYPDVDDTAVVAMAMDRVARLRGHDQFREAIDRGCEWVIGMQSGNGGWGAFEPENTHLYLNNIPFSDHGALLDPPTVDVSARCLSMLAQLPLSPEREVAAARARQYLLDEQETDGSWYGRWGMNYIYGTWSALCGLRAAGLEPGSAPLQRGAQWLLAIQNDDGGWGEDGESYKLDYHGYERAPSTASQTAWALLGLMAAGYVDDPAVASGIAYLLKTQGADGLWEEALFTATGFPRVFYLRYHGYRKFFPLWALARYRNLTVRNLCPVPGGM, via the coding sequence ATGACGCGGCAGTCGCTGCCCGGAGAATTCGCCCAGCGGGTGGAGACTGGCGTCGAGCGCGCGTGCGACGCGCTGCTGGCGTTGCAGCATGCCGACGGTTATTGGCTTTTCGAACTCGAGGCGGATGCCACGATTCCGGCCGAATACGTGCTGTTGCGCCATTATTTGGGCGAGCCGGCAGATGCCGCGCTGGAGGCGAAAATCGCCGTCTACCTGCGGCGCATTCAGGGCAAGCACGGCGGCTGGCCGCTGTTTCACGATGGCGCGTTCGATATGAGCGCCAGCGTCAAGGCCTATTTCGCGCTGAAAATGATCGGCGATCCGCTCGATGCGCCGCACATGGTCCGCGCGCGCGAGGCCATTCTGGCGCGTGGCGGGGCGGCCGGCAGCAATGTGTTCACCCGTATCCTGCTCGCGCTGTACGGCGTGCTCGACTGGCGGGCCGTGCCGATGATGCCGGTCGAAATCATGCTGTTGCCGGCCTGGTTTCCGTTCCATCTATCGAAGATTTCCTACTGGGCGCGCACGGTGATCGTGCCGCTGCTGGTGCTGCAGGCCAAGCGGCCGTGCGCGCGTAACCCCAAGGGCGTGACGATCGACGAACTGTTCATCGGCTCGCCGCGCGAGGTGGGCCCGCCGTCCCGGGCTGCGCATCAGAGCCGGCTGTGGTTCACGTTCTTTGCCGGCGTCGACTCCGTGCTGCGCGCGACCGACAAGTGGTTTCCCAAGCGGTTGCGGCAGCGTGCCATCGACGCGGCGGTGCGTTTCGTCGACGAGCGCCTCAATGGCGAAGACGGGCTGGGCGCGATTTTCCCGGCAATGGCCAATGCAGTCATGATGTACGACGTGCTTGGCTATGCCGAAGACCACCCGCGGCGCGCGATTGCGCGCCGTTCAGTCAATAAGCTGCTGGTCGTGCACGAGCGGGAGGCTTACTGCCAGCCTTGCCTGTCGCCGATCTGGGACACCGCGCTGAGCGCGCAGGCGCTGCTCGAAACCGGCGACGCGCGGGCGATCGAGCAGGCCGAGCGCGGATTGTCGTGGCTCGCGCCGCTGCAGATTCTCGACACGCGCGGTGACTGGATTTCCCGCCGGCCGCACGTGCGCCCGGGGGGCTGGGCATTCCAGTTCGCCAATCCGCATTATCCGGACGTCGACGATACCGCTGTGGTGGCCATGGCGATGGATCGCGTCGCGCGTCTGCGCGGCCACGACCAGTTTCGCGAGGCGATCGACCGCGGTTGCGAGTGGGTCATCGGCATGCAAAGCGGCAATGGCGGCTGGGGCGCGTTCGAGCCGGAAAATACCCATCTGTATTTGAACAACATCCCGTTCTCCGATCACGGCGCGCTGCTCGATCCGCCGACCGTGGACGTGTCGGCCCGCTGCCTGTCGATGCTGGCGCAACTGCCGCTGTCGCCGGAGCGCGAGGTCGCCGCCGCGCGGGCTCGCCAGTATCTGCTCGATGAACAGGAGACCGACGGCAGCTGGTATGGCCGCTGGGGCATGAATTACATCTACGGCACCTGGTCGGCGCTGTGCGGACTGCGCGCGGCCGGCCTCGAGCCCGGCAGCGCCCCGCTGCAACGCGGCGCGCAGTGGCTGCTGGCGATTCAGAACGACGATGGCGGCTGGGGTGAGGACGGCGAGAGCTACAAGCTCGATTACCACGGCTATGAGCGTGCGCCGAGCACGGCCTCGCAAACGGCGTGGGCGCTGCTGGGTTTGATGGCCGCCGGCTATGTCGACGATCCGGCGGTCGCCAGTGGCATTGCCTACCTGCTCAAGACTCAAGGCGCCGACGGGCTCTGGGAAGAAGCGTTGTTTACGGCAACCGGATTTCCGCGCGTGTTCTATCTGCGCTATCACGGTTATCGCAAATTCTTTCCGCTGTGGGCGCTGGCGCGGTACCGCAACCTGACGGTGCGCAATCTCTGTCCGGTGCCGGGGGGAATGTGA
- a CDS encoding phosphorylase, with translation MSPARPASSGRDDRAEDGRPVVVVTGMPFEARIAAGPDVRVVCQQNTALAEMLEAALAQGCRGVVSFGTAGGLVDALRPGTWVVARRVLSETECFETDEDWSRALCRALPGASYGDLAGVASPVVQAQAKHALHQASGAVAADMESHIVGRLAAQRGLPFAVCRVVIDPAERSLPEAALAGLRADGSTDVWAVLRSLARHPGQFPGLLRLAGDARRARRAMIAGRRSLGRGFAYCRA, from the coding sequence GTGAGCCCGGCCAGGCCGGCATCGAGCGGCAGAGACGATCGAGCGGAAGACGGCCGGCCGGTGGTCGTCGTGACCGGTATGCCATTCGAGGCGCGCATTGCCGCCGGGCCGGACGTGCGGGTGGTCTGCCAGCAGAATACCGCGCTGGCCGAGATGCTCGAGGCGGCGCTGGCGCAAGGCTGCCGAGGCGTGGTCAGTTTCGGCACGGCGGGCGGGCTGGTCGATGCGCTGCGCCCCGGGACCTGGGTGGTTGCGCGGCGCGTGCTGAGCGAGACGGAGTGTTTCGAGACCGATGAAGACTGGTCACGCGCCTTGTGCCGGGCGCTGCCGGGCGCCTCATACGGCGATTTGGCCGGCGTTGCCAGTCCGGTGGTGCAGGCGCAGGCCAAGCACGCGCTGCATCAGGCGAGCGGAGCGGTTGCCGCGGACATGGAATCGCATATCGTCGGCCGTCTGGCCGCGCAGCGCGGACTGCCATTCGCCGTTTGCCGGGTGGTGATCGATCCGGCCGAGCGCTCGCTGCCGGAGGCTGCGCTGGCGGGCTTGCGTGCCGACGGCTCGACCGACGTGTGGGCCGTGCTGCGCTCGCTGGCTCGTCACCCGGGACAATTCCCCGGCTTGCTGCGCCTGGCCGGCGACGCTCGGCGTGCCCGGCGGGCCATGATCGCCGGGCGTCGTTCGCTCGGCCGCGGATTCGCCTACTGCCGGGCCTGA